The following DNA comes from Mucilaginibacter jinjuensis.
AAGGTAACCGGCTAACGACGGAGCTAAGGAGCCCTGTAATTAGGGATCAGACTAACCGGCCAACTATAAAACTGTGGAACAATATAGCGGCAGCACAACAGAATGATATATTAATGTAGCGATAATACCTGGTAGCTGCGGAGCAGCAGAGCCTGATAGCAGCCGATCACGGTATCAAAGACCTGATCAGTTTTCGGAATAACACAGCGAGTTCCATTTGTTCATCCTCATGACGGCGAAGCAGCCGGAGATATTCGTCAACGACGGGAGGTGATAAAAGCCCTCGTTTTTGCAAGCGGTTCGCATAACGTGCCAGTTGATTGATATTATTTCCGCTTCTCGATAATTCCAGGCTGATTGCGTCCAGACGGCCCATCAGCTCAGCGGCATTCACGGCAAGCCCCTTTCCCTCAAACAATAACTTCTGCCTGACCAGTTCGGTCTTCTTTAAACCCAGTTCCCTTTCCAGTTGCTCCACCTGCCGGTATTCGGCTTCCGTAAACCGGACGTCGATCTTAAAAGATCGCCTGTCATTACCCGCTGGCGGCCTGCCGCCCTTGTTCCTGGTCATAAGCAAAGAAATTGAGTTGCGAAATTTCTTCCCCCCGGCATCAGCCGGGCAAGATTCTTTTTGGCAGACCGGAAATCCCGAAGGGTTTCCGTCGGACAAAAAGACATCTTGCAGGGTAAAAAACAAGAGGGCCCCCTGCATTAATAAAACGGCACTTTTTGTGAAAAGAAGCCTCAACGTATAAAAGGTATTTCGATGTTCTTAAAGAGGTCTTTCGGCTTTTGAGCCTCAAAGGCGGCGCGCGCTTCGGTGCGGCGCTTTTCACTATAATCGTGATGCCCGCTGAATGCCGGCGTACCGTCGGCCGCATAGGGTAATTCGGTCATAAACTGGTGAAGCGACTGGTGGCCTCCCGGGGAATGGTCAAAATACACCGAAATGGAAGGGTACCGCATGGCAGTCTTAATAGCGGCAGGCAGCAGGCTATAGCTGTTGATGATCAATGCAGTGTCCGGCAGTTCCGGATGATCATGTTTCCAGCTCAGGTAATCGAAGATATCCTTGAACACGCATATACGCCGACTGTCGCCCGACAGCAGGGTAAGCCCTTTGTTGCCCAGGCATCCTTTGAAGTATTTGTTCCGCACCTGCCAGCTGCCGGAATCATTACGGTGACCGGCAGCAAAAAATTGCCGGGGCTCTAGCTTGGCATGGACGCTATGGTAATGAACTTCCTGCAGGATGCCCTGCGCTACTTCCCAAAGTCCGCGTTTTTCCAGATATATGTGGATCGATGGGGTTTTTCCAAGGTCACAAACCTTATCCACATGATAATAAGGTTGGATCAAAGCTTTATGCCGCTTACGTCGTGTTGATTTAATCAGCGATACTGCGGCAGGTATGGCCTGTTCCATAATTTCATGCAGTTTGCTGCATACCTCCCTGATCTCCAATCCGGGCCAGAAGGCTAAACCAAAATCGATCACGTTGCCGCCTTTGCCGGTGTCATGGTCATACCACATGCCGAGGGTATCGTTTACGCAAAGGGAGGGTTTTTTGCCATCCTCGTGCAGCACATTTCGGTACATGATCTCGCGCCCGGAGTTGTAGGCGGGCTGATATCCCAGCCTGGCCAGCAGGCCGGTGATAGATACCTGTTCCCGGATGGCGGCAGGGTTCATTGTCGTTTCCATAAAAATTCAATTATAATTGGCGCCAGATTTCCAGGCCTCTGACGATAGCCTCTATCTCTATGCGGTCGATACGCCAGGCAGCTGAATTGTTGCCATCGCCACGGATGCTCAGTTGCCCCAGGTCCAGCAACTGCTCGATATAGCGCCTGCCGTAGCGGCGGTAAGCCTCACGTTTTTTTAGGTATGGCGGCAATTTCCCGGTGTGGATCAGCGCGACGATCGCGCCTAGCTCGGCAGCCTCGTGGACAATGGTGCGCAGTTGTTGGTTATTCAGGGCGATTTCCATAATGTGATAGCATAAAAAAAGGGGTTCCAACCGGAACCCCCTTCAAGACAAATTCGGGACATACTCGCGTCGTATTCTACAATACGGGCCTCTCAGCCTGCCCGGGCGCTTTCAGCATGTTGCGGCTTTACGCTCACCTTCGCCCGATTTCCGCTTTTCAGGCGGATAATGTTTCGTCCCCAGATGTCAAATAACGTCCGTTACCTTTCTGCCACGGGCAGGTAGGTCAGCCGGTTGCTGGAGGCGCTAACTGTCTCCAGGTTATTGCGGCTGATCGTCTTACCCTGAGGCGAGATAAGCCCTTCGGCGATCCAACGGTCCACACAGGTGCGGCCGTAGCGCCGGTAAGCTTCCGATTTGCTGATCGTTTCAGGGAGCAGGTGTTCCATCGCCAGGACCTCATGGGCCCCGGCGACCGCAGCCGCTGTAAATAATCCGATCAGTTCGTTTGATTTCATATCCTCAGGATGACAGGACAAAGGTTGCCGGACGCGGAATTTTTCTTTCAAGAGGCACCACAGGGGGCACCAATGATTTTAAATTAAATAATTGGGTAGCAGGTTAATTGTAATATGCAGTGATGGGGTAGACAACTGCAAGTGGGAAAATCAAAAGAAGATCGTAATGCTTTGCAGTGAAGGTGTCGAAATTTAGGACGACTACATGAACGCTGGATCTCCGCGACGAGCTATATGATGATGTCCTGTGTTATTTTAAGTCTTACCTGTTCAGCCCGATTCCTGTGCCTAAAAATTCGTTGCGGACATCAGGCCTGCTATGAGCGAATCGCTGCTCGAGGAAGTGATGATCGTGTGCAGACAGATCGGGATCAAATAAGAGTTAACAGATTTGTTAAACCAAGGGAATCCTGCTTGCACAGACTCTTTGAATTCCCTGCCGTTATTATAAGCAATTCTATATTGCTGTGCTTAAAGAATCCTCAGGACTCCGCGAATTACGGACAGAATTCTTTGGTAACGGCCTGTACCCCTAACTCACCGACATCTAAGTTTTTCTACCTCTTTTGTTTCGCCAGTTGCTTCCTGCAGCGTTCGTTCTCACTAAAGGTATGTCCTTTCGGTCTGGGTGGCTCAAATGCTATTTTCCCGGTCGTTATATTTAACTTTAAGGACCGCTAAATATTTTAATGGTTTTCCTTAACTGGCATCTCCGGTTCGAACCTTCTTTCGCCGATCTGCTGACGCCACAGCGCATAATACAAACCTTTGTACGAGAGCAATTCGTCGTGGTTGCCCGACTCCGCAATACGTCCCTTCTCCAGGACATAAATAATGTCCGCATGCATAACAGTGGATAATCGGTGCGCGATCAGGATGGTCATCTGCTCTTGGCCGGCGGATATTTCACGAATGGTCTGGGTGATTTCTTCCTCGGTCAGAGAGTCCAGAGCCGAGGTAGCTTCGTCAAAGATCAGCAGCCGGGGTTTGCGAAGCAATGCACGGGCGATGGATATCCTTTGTTTCTCCCCGCCGGAGAGCTTCATGCCGTTCTCTCCCAGCACTGTATCCAGTCCATTCCCGGATTTTGCAATCAGTTTTGTTGCCGATGCCTTGCGCAACGCTTCAGTAATTTGTTTGTCCGTAGCGGTCGGATTCACCAGCAGTAAATTATCGCGGATCGTACCGGCATACAATTGCGTATCCTGTGTAACAAAACCGATCTGCCGTCGTAAAGGGTTATACCGGATGGCGGTGGAGCTTACGCCGTTAAAACAGATTTTCCCGGCAACCGGAATGTACAAGCCAACCAGCAGTTTGACCAGCGTGGATTTACCCGATCCCGAGGGACCGACGAAAGCGATCGTTTTTCCAAGGCGAATATCAAAGGAGATGCCGTCAATGGCGTTGTAATTCGCCGTACGATGCCGGAAGACCACATCTTCAAAGCGCAATTCTTCGAGTTCGCCGATCTCGATGGGTTCATCGGGGCGGCGCTCGATAGATTTGTGCATCAGCACATCAAAGCTTTTGAATGACGCATCCGCTTCGCGGTAAAGAAGAATGAGATTACCCAAGTCCTGTAATGGCGTAAAGATAGCGGTCGAAATAAATTGCATTGCGATCAATTCGCCGGTGCTCAGCACCTTGCGGAAGATCAGCCAAAGCAATATAAACAGAATGGATTGTTTAAGCAGGTTAAGCATATTGCCCTGCAAAAAGGATAAGAAGGCGACTTTACGCGCTTTGTACATTTCCAGATCGAAGATGGTTTTGGTCTGGGCATTCAGCCGCCGGATCTCGGAAAAGGTCAGGCCAAGGCTTTTCACCAGCTCGATGTTCCGCAGGCTTTCGGTGATGATACCCGCCTGTGCATCGGTCTGACGGTTAATGGACCGCTGCACGGTCTTGATACGCTTGGATAACAGTCCCGTCAGCGACCCAAGCACAATAATGCCGACAAAAAATACCGGCACCAGCAGCCAGTTCTTGCTCAGGCTGTAATACAAAAGAAAGGCTACGCCCACCAACGAGGAGAACAGCACGGTGACAAAAGCATTGATAAAACGCTCGGCATCGGTCTTGACCTTTTGCAATACGGATAATGTCGTTCCGCTGCGGCTTTCCTCATATTCCTGAAAAGACAGGCGCAGGGTCTGCTTCAGGCCATCGTTAAA
Coding sequences within:
- the mobC gene encoding plasmid mobilization relaxosome protein MobC, whose amino-acid sequence is MRLLFTKSAVLLMQGALLFFTLQDVFLSDGNPSGFPVCQKESCPADAGGKKFRNSISLLMTRNKGGRPPAGNDRRSFKIDVRFTEAEYRQVEQLERELGLKKTELVRQKLLFEGKGLAVNAAELMGRLDAISLELSRSGNNINQLARYANRLQKRGLLSPPVVDEYLRLLRRHEDEQMELAVLFRKLIRSLIP
- a CDS encoding ABC transporter ATP-binding protein, giving the protein MGIFWQYLKPYRGLIALALVLAAAAQLLALIDPVIFGHIIDQYATNRNHLSENGLIRGILYWLAIALGLAIFSKLFKSLQDFVTRKTVARFGMQVFNDGLKQTLRLSFQEYEESRSGTTLSVLQKVKTDAERFINAFVTVLFSSLVGVAFLLYYSLSKNWLLVPVFFVGIIVLGSLTGLLSKRIKTVQRSINRQTDAQAGIITESLRNIELVKSLGLTFSEIRRLNAQTKTIFDLEMYKARKVAFLSFLQGNMLNLLKQSILFILLWLIFRKVLSTGELIAMQFISTAIFTPLQDLGNLILLYREADASFKSFDVLMHKSIERRPDEPIEIGELEELRFEDVVFRHRTANYNAIDGISFDIRLGKTIAFVGPSGSGKSTLVKLLVGLYIPVAGKICFNGVSSTAIRYNPLRRQIGFVTQDTQLYAGTIRDNLLLVNPTATDKQITEALRKASATKLIAKSGNGLDTVLGENGMKLSGGEKQRISIARALLRKPRLLIFDEATSALDSLTEEEITQTIREISAGQEQMTILIAHRLSTVMHADIIYVLEKGRIAESGNHDELLSYKGLYYALWRQQIGERRFEPEMPVKENH